The following are from one region of the Polaribacter marinaquae genome:
- a CDS encoding undecaprenyl-diphosphate phosphatase has product MDILEAIILGIIQGLTEFLPVSSSGHLELAKAILGDTSVPEESLTFTVVLHFATALSTIVIFRKEILEIFKGLFQFKWNEEFKFSLKIIISMIPAVAIGLLFEEQLESFFGGKILLVGCMLLLTALLLLLADKAKKTEKKVSFFNAVIIGVSQAIAMLPGISRSGATISTSVLLGIDRTRAAKFSFLMVVPLIFGKIGKDVLSGDLNFQSSEMMPIIAGFIAAFLAGLLACKWMISLVKKSKLSYFSVYCAIVGFIAIGYSLLN; this is encoded by the coding sequence ATGGATATTTTAGAAGCTATAATTCTTGGAATTATTCAAGGTTTAACAGAATTTTTACCTGTTTCTTCTAGTGGTCATTTAGAATTAGCAAAAGCTATTTTAGGTGATACTTCTGTGCCAGAAGAAAGTTTAACCTTTACGGTGGTTTTGCATTTTGCAACAGCTTTAAGTACAATTGTAATCTTTAGAAAAGAAATTTTAGAAATTTTTAAAGGATTGTTTCAATTTAAATGGAACGAAGAGTTTAAGTTTTCTCTTAAAATTATAATTTCTATGATTCCCGCAGTAGCCATAGGATTATTATTTGAAGAACAGTTAGAATCTTTCTTTGGCGGTAAAATTTTGCTTGTAGGTTGCATGCTTTTATTAACAGCTTTGTTATTATTGTTGGCAGATAAAGCTAAAAAGACAGAAAAAAAAGTATCATTTTTTAATGCAGTAATTATTGGTGTTTCGCAAGCAATTGCAATGTTGCCAGGTATTTCTAGATCTGGTGCAACAATTTCTACATCAGTATTATTAGGTATTGATAGGACTAGAGCAGCTAAATTTTCTTTTTTAATGGTTGTACCTTTAATTTTTGGTAAAATAGGGAAAGATGTTTTAAGCGGAGATTTAAATTTTCAATCATCAGAAATGATGCCAATTATTGCAGGTTTTATAGCTGCTTTTTTAGCGGGTTTATTGGCTTGTAAATGGATGATTTCTTTGGTGAAGAAAAGCAAACTTTCTTACTTTTCTGTGTATTGTGCTATTGTAGGTTTTATTGCAATAGGATATTCTCTTTTAAATTAA
- a CDS encoding DUF3098 domain-containing protein produces the protein MKDEQVQNPEFLFGKKNYIFMIIGIAVISLGFIFMSGGGSDNPEVFNKEIYNWQRIRLAPTLVIVGLAIEIYAILLNPNK, from the coding sequence ATGAAAGACGAACAGGTACAAAATCCAGAATTTCTTTTTGGGAAGAAGAATTATATTTTTATGATTATTGGTATTGCAGTAATTAGTTTAGGATTTATTTTTATGTCTGGTGGCGGTAGTGATAACCCAGAGGTTTTTAATAAAGAAATATATAATTGGCAAAGAATTAGACTTGCGCCAACATTAGTAATTGTTGGTTTGGCAATAGAAATTTATGCAATCTTATTAAATCCTAATAAATAA